Proteins encoded together in one Desulfonatronovibrio magnus window:
- a CDS encoding AAA family ATPase: MAKIEGFRIKNFRSLKDVTLGRLWNQQHAAPLTPMTAVIGKNGVGKSTLFDAFGFFADCLKSGVEEACDARGRGGFEKILSQGQNCPIELEVYYKEDGKARPITYELSIDVDSSGRPYVLKERLRQRRKGQKHGWPFSFLILNSGKGVAWKGEQEGRQIDETKDDFDLLGLMESLKSGDAKEESRETEVVELEDMRKLGIATLGSLKQHPRISAFRRFIEGWYLSYFTPDAARSLPLAGPQKHLNIHGDNLGNVVQFMEREYPRRFQGILKKIAEKIPGIEKIDTEKSNDGRLLLRFNDKGFQDPFYAQQMSDGTLKVFAYLLLLEDPTPPPFLCIEEPENGLYHKLLESLAKEFREHATGRKGGSQVFVTTHQPYFVDALEPEEVWILEKEQDGFSTIRRASDDIIVKNMVAEGLPLGGLWYSDYLDPR, from the coding sequence ATGGCAAAAATTGAAGGATTTCGAATAAAGAATTTCAGGTCACTAAAGGATGTGACACTTGGTCGTCTCTGGAACCAGCAGCATGCAGCACCACTTACGCCCATGACTGCCGTCATCGGAAAAAATGGAGTTGGAAAAAGCACTTTGTTCGATGCTTTTGGTTTTTTTGCAGATTGTTTGAAGTCCGGCGTCGAAGAGGCATGCGATGCTCGTGGCCGTGGTGGATTCGAAAAGATTTTGTCTCAAGGACAGAATTGTCCTATTGAGTTAGAGGTGTACTATAAAGAGGATGGTAAGGCGCGTCCTATCACCTATGAGCTATCCATTGATGTTGATTCTTCGGGCAGGCCTTATGTTCTTAAGGAGCGCCTCAGACAGCGTCGTAAAGGTCAAAAACACGGTTGGCCATTTTCCTTTCTGATTTTGAACAGCGGAAAAGGCGTTGCCTGGAAGGGGGAACAGGAAGGACGCCAGATTGATGAAACCAAGGACGACTTTGATCTTCTGGGACTGATGGAATCTCTTAAATCCGGCGATGCAAAAGAAGAATCAAGGGAAACGGAAGTTGTTGAACTGGAAGATATGCGCAAGCTTGGCATTGCTACTTTGGGCTCTCTTAAACAGCATCCAAGAATTTCAGCATTCCGGAGATTTATCGAAGGCTGGTATCTCAGCTATTTCACGCCTGATGCGGCACGGAGTTTACCACTTGCCGGACCACAAAAACACCTCAATATTCATGGGGATAATCTTGGAAACGTGGTCCAGTTTATGGAGCGAGAATATCCCAGACGATTTCAAGGTATCTTGAAAAAAATTGCTGAAAAAATTCCCGGTATAGAGAAGATAGATACCGAAAAATCCAATGACGGAAGATTGTTATTGCGGTTCAACGACAAAGGTTTTCAGGATCCTTTTTATGCCCAGCAAATGTCCGATGGTACACTTAAGGTTTTTGCTTATCTTTTGTTGTTGGAAGATCCGACTCCGCCACCTTTTTTGTGTATTGAAGAACCTGAGAATGGCTTGTACCACAAACTTCTTGAGTCTTTGGCAAAAGAATTTCGTGAACATGCAACTGGGCGTAAAGGTGGTTCCCAAGTATTCGTTACTACTCACCAACCTTATTTTGTGGACGCTCTTGAGCCTGAAGAAGTATGGATTCTTGAAAAAGAACAGGATGGCTTTTCTACCATCCGCAGAGCGAGTGATGATATCATTGTAAAAAATATGGTTGCCGAGGGCTTACCTTTGGGAGGACTCTGGTATAGCGACTACCTGGACCCGAGGTGA
- a CDS encoding four helix bundle protein, with translation MANIRHFRELRVYQNSMDAAMRIFELTKKFPPEEKYSMTDQMRRSSRSVCANLAEAWRKRRYEAAFIAKLSDSESEACETQVWLEFASRCGYLDSPTSNELDQQYDNIIGQLVNMIRESGKWIIR, from the coding sequence ATGGCGAATATCAGGCATTTTCGGGAGTTGCGAGTTTATCAGAATTCGATGGATGCAGCAATGCGCATATTCGAGCTGACAAAAAAGTTTCCACCTGAGGAAAAGTATTCGATGACGGACCAGATGCGGCGATCGTCGCGTTCTGTTTGTGCCAACCTGGCTGAGGCATGGCGTAAGAGAAGATATGAAGCCGCATTTATAGCCAAACTCAGTGACTCTGAAAGTGAAGCTTGTGAGACACAGGTTTGGCTGGAGTTCGCTTCACGTTGCGGTTATTTAGACTCACCAACATCAAATGAGCTTGACCAGCAATATGACAATATAATTGGCCAACTGGTTAATATGATCAGGGAGAGTGGTAAATGGATCATTCGTTAA